The Agromyces marinus genome window below encodes:
- a CDS encoding DUF4192 domain-containing protein — protein MTTIIRAEAAHDFLALVPHLVGYRPTRSLVCVGFEGSRTAGVLRHDLPPEDRIDAVAAMMLGTLCRLPRVDAVAAVVYGEAAFDGTAMPHRRILETLASRLEEAGFEVRDALCVATDGWGSLFDDDLPGGGHPLSMIEQSPAARRAAFRTRGGLADSPSATVPIPAPGPETAAAVRELLDALGDRGDRTEDALDRIDAVLGTDSDPLVLVERLAAGGITGAPEEYAWMVHLAASPPVRDAIMLQCAFGPLVGELALAAGDVSCRCADGEPCDADECDAEGAGVDAHPGGERVDGLLARLILGQSTIRPDADRIGTCLEALCAAIGSAPAGRRSGALCVAAWLAWAIGRGSAAGTLIDLALGEEPEHSMSRLLHGFFGSGALPEWAFSEALPRPDRGEGPPVFEGM, from the coding sequence ATGACGACGATCATCCGCGCCGAAGCGGCGCACGACTTCCTCGCCCTCGTCCCGCACCTGGTCGGGTACCGACCGACGCGATCGCTCGTGTGCGTCGGGTTCGAGGGCTCCCGCACCGCGGGCGTGCTTCGGCACGACCTCCCACCGGAGGACCGCATCGACGCCGTGGCCGCGATGATGCTCGGCACGCTGTGCCGCCTCCCGCGGGTGGACGCCGTAGCCGCGGTGGTCTACGGCGAGGCCGCCTTCGACGGCACCGCGATGCCCCACCGCCGGATCCTCGAGACGCTCGCGAGCCGCCTCGAGGAGGCGGGGTTCGAGGTGCGGGACGCGCTCTGCGTCGCGACCGACGGCTGGGGATCGCTCTTCGATGACGACCTGCCCGGTGGCGGGCATCCGCTCTCGATGATCGAGCAGAGCCCGGCTGCGCGGCGGGCCGCCTTCCGCACGCGCGGAGGGCTCGCCGACTCACCGTCCGCGACGGTCCCCATCCCCGCGCCCGGACCGGAGACCGCGGCTGCCGTGCGCGAACTGCTCGACGCCCTCGGCGACCGGGGCGACCGCACCGAGGACGCCCTGGACCGGATCGACGCCGTACTCGGCACCGACAGCGATCCCCTCGTGCTCGTCGAGCGGCTCGCGGCCGGAGGCATCACGGGCGCGCCCGAGGAGTACGCGTGGATGGTGCACCTGGCGGCGAGTCCGCCCGTGCGGGACGCGATCATGCTGCAGTGCGCGTTCGGACCGCTCGTCGGAGAACTCGCGCTCGCGGCCGGTGACGTCTCCTGCCGGTGCGCCGACGGCGAGCCGTGCGACGCCGACGAGTGCGACGCCGAGGGCGCCGGCGTCGACGCGCACCCGGGCGGTGAGCGCGTCGACGGGTTGCTCGCGAGGCTCATCCTCGGGCAGAGCACGATCCGGCCCGATGCGGATCGGATCGGGACCTGCCTCGAAGCGCTGTGCGCCGCGATCGGGAGCGCGCCCGCCGGGCGGCGGTCGGGCGCCCTGTGCGTGGCCGCCTGGCTCGCGTGGGCGATCGGCCGCGGCTCGGCGGCGGGAACGCTCATCGACCTCGCCCTCGGCGAGGAACCGGAGCACTCGATGTCGCGGCTGCTGCACGGGTTCTTCGGATCCGGTGCGCTGCCCGAGTGGGCGTTCAGCGAAGCCCTTCCGAGGCCGGATCGCGGCGAGGGGCCGCCCGTCTTCGAGGGGATGTGA
- a CDS encoding aspartate aminotransferase family protein yields MTTLDAAPLSGTAGYDDAALQKKAKDHLWMHFSRQSVMEEHGVPIITRGEGHHIFDINGRKYFDGLSGLFVVNAGHGRRRLAEVAAKQSEELAFFPLWSYAHPAAIELADRLADYAPGDLNRVFFSTGGGEAVETAFKLAKYYWKLRGMPTKHKVISRAVAYHGTPQGALAITGLPAIKQMFEPVTPGGFRVPNTNFYRAAEMGGPTDDIETFGRWAADRIEEMILFEGPETVAAVFLEPIQNSGGCFPPPPGYFQRVREICDKYDVLLVSDEVIAAFGRVGHMFACDAYGYQPDMITCAKAMTSGYAPIGATIISEKLYEPFKSGSTSFYHGYTFGGHPVAAAVALENLDIYEEEKLNERVRENSPLFRAELEKLLDIPIVGDVRGDGYFFGIELVKDKATRETFDDDESERLLRGFLSKALFDAGLYCRADDRGDPVIQLAPPLTIGPAEFREIEQTLRGVLTEATDLL; encoded by the coding sequence ATGACGACCCTCGACGCAGCGCCGCTCAGCGGCACCGCAGGCTACGACGACGCAGCGCTGCAGAAGAAGGCGAAGGACCATCTCTGGATGCACTTCTCCCGCCAGTCGGTGATGGAGGAGCACGGAGTTCCGATCATCACGCGTGGCGAGGGCCACCACATCTTCGACATCAACGGCCGAAAGTACTTCGACGGGCTCTCGGGCCTGTTCGTCGTCAACGCCGGGCACGGACGACGCCGCCTGGCCGAGGTCGCCGCGAAGCAGTCCGAGGAGCTCGCGTTCTTCCCGCTGTGGTCCTACGCCCACCCCGCCGCGATCGAGCTCGCGGATCGCCTCGCGGACTACGCGCCCGGCGACCTGAACCGCGTGTTCTTCTCGACCGGAGGCGGCGAGGCCGTCGAGACCGCGTTCAAGCTCGCGAAGTACTACTGGAAGCTCCGCGGGATGCCCACCAAGCACAAGGTGATCTCGCGGGCCGTCGCGTACCACGGAACGCCCCAGGGCGCGCTCGCGATCACGGGGCTGCCCGCGATCAAGCAGATGTTCGAACCGGTCACGCCCGGCGGCTTCCGCGTGCCGAACACGAACTTCTACCGCGCGGCCGAGATGGGCGGGCCGACCGACGACATCGAGACGTTCGGCCGGTGGGCGGCCGACCGCATCGAGGAGATGATCCTGTTCGAGGGCCCCGAGACCGTGGCCGCGGTCTTCCTCGAGCCGATCCAGAACTCCGGCGGATGCTTCCCGCCGCCGCCCGGGTACTTCCAGCGGGTTCGCGAGATCTGCGACAAGTACGACGTCCTGCTGGTCTCCGACGAGGTCATCGCCGCGTTCGGTCGCGTCGGTCACATGTTCGCGTGCGACGCCTACGGCTACCAGCCCGACATGATCACCTGCGCGAAGGCCATGACCTCGGGGTACGCACCCATCGGGGCGACGATCATCTCGGAGAAGCTGTACGAGCCGTTCAAGTCGGGCAGCACGAGCTTCTACCACGGCTACACCTTCGGCGGGCACCCCGTCGCGGCGGCGGTCGCGCTCGAGAACCTCGACATCTACGAAGAGGAGAAGCTCAACGAGCGCGTGCGCGAGAACTCGCCGCTGTTCCGCGCCGAACTCGAGAAACTGCTCGACATCCCGATCGTGGGCGACGTCCGGGGCGACGGGTACTTCTTCGGCATCGAGCTCGTCAAGGACAAGGCCACGCGCGAGACGTTCGACGATGACGAGTCGGAGCGCCTGCTCCGCGGCTTCCTCTCGAAGGCGCTCTTCGACGCCGGCCTGTACTGCCGGGCCGACGACCGTGGCGACCCCGTCATCCAGCTCGCACCGCCGCTGACGATCGGCCCCGCGGAGTTCCGCGAGATCGAGCAGACCCTGCGCGGCGTGCTCACGGAGGCGACCGACCTCCTCTGA
- a CDS encoding Lrp/AsnC family transcriptional regulator: MTNGSRSNSQRPVQLDDVSKAIIEQLQADGRRSYADIGKAVGLSEAAVRQRVQRLTEAGVMQIVAVTDPMQLGFTRQAMIGIRATGDTRVLAEALAEIPEIDYVVLTAGSFDLMAEVVCEDDDQLITLLNSRIRSLDGVIGTETFVYLKLQKQFYNWGTR; the protein is encoded by the coding sequence ATGACGAACGGAAGCCGCTCGAACAGCCAGCGGCCGGTGCAACTCGACGACGTCTCGAAGGCGATCATCGAACAGCTCCAGGCCGACGGGCGGCGCTCCTACGCCGACATCGGCAAGGCCGTCGGCCTCAGCGAGGCCGCCGTCCGCCAGCGCGTGCAGCGACTCACCGAGGCCGGCGTGATGCAGATCGTCGCGGTGACCGACCCCATGCAGCTCGGCTTCACGCGCCAGGCGATGATCGGCATCCGCGCGACGGGCGACACGCGGGTCCTCGCCGAGGCCCTGGCCGAGATTCCGGAGATCGACTACGTGGTCCTCACGGCAGGCAGCTTCGACCTCATGGCCGAGGTCGTGTGCGAGGACGACGACCAGTTGATCACGCTGCTGAACTCGCGGATCCGGAGCCTCGACGGCGTGATCGGCACCGAGACGTTCGTCTACCTGAAGCTGCAGAAGCAGTTCTACAACTGGGGCACCCGGTGA
- a CDS encoding FHA domain-containing protein: MVDGAVRRRDEPGARDWDVVVGARFIAAIAAPANDRVLSALVEQAVTPEADLEDLVARIPMGYGGVEHLAIVWWPTEGDPITAIVRGDAVVDLVSPGGTRRLDSRGIVPWHLAEFTAVTRLRITGANASPDGVRQVGLRGAPVAADRAAFRASAVEWSWREAPAAPGTAASESADAGAARPAPPAGPSRASADRRHPLTKVPTMPLDLVGDGADTVRHVRGDVAEADTVLTPAARRRAGGPREGDVRADAAASARARTGRDRGASAPSAPGYRIVGGATGTVAGSVIIGRSPSAPRVAGESVELVRVDSPSGVVSAAHLELRIEGERLVAVDLRSTNGTVVRSRSGRRRLRSGESVVVSAGTSLVLGGDTIVEILPAPGSVDA, from the coding sequence ATGGTCGACGGTGCGGTGCGTCGCCGGGACGAGCCCGGCGCCCGGGACTGGGACGTCGTGGTCGGCGCTCGGTTCATCGCGGCGATCGCGGCCCCGGCGAACGACCGCGTGCTGAGCGCCCTCGTCGAGCAGGCCGTCACCCCCGAGGCCGACCTCGAGGACCTCGTCGCGAGGATCCCGATGGGCTACGGCGGCGTCGAGCACCTCGCGATCGTGTGGTGGCCCACCGAGGGCGACCCGATCACCGCGATCGTCCGGGGCGACGCCGTGGTCGATCTGGTCTCCCCGGGAGGCACCAGGCGGCTGGACTCCCGCGGCATCGTGCCGTGGCATCTCGCCGAGTTCACCGCGGTCACCCGACTGCGGATCACCGGAGCGAACGCGTCGCCCGACGGCGTCCGCCAGGTCGGCCTCCGAGGGGCGCCGGTCGCGGCCGACCGCGCCGCGTTCCGCGCTTCGGCGGTCGAGTGGTCCTGGCGGGAGGCGCCTGCGGCACCCGGGACTGCGGCATCTGAGAGCGCGGATGCCGGAGCCGCGCGCCCGGCGCCCCCGGCGGGGCCGTCCCGCGCGAGCGCCGATCGCCGGCACCCACTGACCAAGGTGCCGACGATGCCCCTGGACCTCGTCGGCGACGGGGCCGACACCGTCCGCCACGTCCGCGGCGACGTCGCGGAGGCGGACACCGTGCTCACCCCGGCCGCGCGGCGCAGGGCGGGCGGGCCGCGTGAGGGCGACGTGCGAGCGGATGCCGCGGCATCCGCTCGGGCCCGCACGGGTCGCGATCGGGGCGCCTCGGCTCCCTCGGCCCCGGGCTACCGCATCGTCGGGGGCGCGACCGGCACGGTCGCCGGGTCCGTCATCATCGGCCGCAGCCCGAGTGCGCCGCGGGTCGCAGGCGAGTCCGTCGAGCTCGTGCGCGTGGACTCGCCGTCGGGAGTCGTCTCCGCCGCGCACCTCGAGCTCCGCATCGAGGGCGAGCGCCTCGTCGCGGTCGACCTGCGCTCGACCAACGGCACCGTCGTGCGCTCGCGCTCGGGTCGTCGCCGGCTCAGGTCCGGCGAGTCGGTCGTCGTCTCGGCGGGCACCAGCCTCGTCCTCGGAGGGGATACCATCGTCGAGATCCTCCCCGCGCCAGGGAGCGTCGACGCATGA
- a CDS encoding PP2C family protein-serine/threonine phosphatase → MTQIGNGNSRHEVTLPDGTEVELAWSAATDTGLRRSVNEDSYVAQAPVFAVADGMGGHAAGDFASAAVVTRLAEHGGRAAVGTAEIDAALKSAVQDMGRGTGVTDEGSGTTVTGVGLGLVGDEPAWIVFNIGDSRVYRLVGGVLEQLTVDHSIVQELVDAGQITREEADTHPHSNVITRAVGFHEAPIPDYRAIPLEEGMRLLLCSDGLTKELTSYGIRHFLTSGRSPDQAVRQLVEAAVGNGGRDNVTVIVLDVLRVVRPSTGDDAG, encoded by the coding sequence GTGACGCAGATCGGCAACGGCAACAGCCGCCACGAGGTCACGCTGCCCGACGGAACCGAGGTCGAGCTGGCATGGTCGGCTGCGACCGACACCGGCCTGCGCCGCTCGGTCAACGAGGACAGCTACGTGGCGCAGGCCCCGGTCTTCGCGGTCGCCGACGGAATGGGCGGGCACGCGGCGGGCGACTTCGCGAGCGCCGCGGTCGTGACCAGGCTCGCCGAGCACGGAGGACGGGCCGCCGTCGGCACCGCCGAGATCGACGCGGCGCTGAAATCGGCCGTCCAGGACATGGGCCGCGGCACCGGGGTCACCGACGAGGGCAGCGGCACGACCGTCACCGGCGTCGGCCTCGGCCTCGTCGGCGATGAGCCGGCCTGGATCGTGTTCAACATCGGGGACTCGCGCGTCTACCGGCTCGTCGGAGGCGTGCTCGAGCAGCTGACGGTCGACCACTCGATCGTGCAGGAGCTGGTCGACGCCGGGCAGATCACGCGCGAGGAAGCCGACACCCACCCGCACTCGAACGTCATCACGCGCGCGGTCGGGTTCCACGAGGCGCCGATCCCGGACTACCGGGCGATCCCGCTCGAGGAGGGCATGCGCCTGCTCCTGTGCTCCGACGGCCTGACCAAGGAACTCACCTCCTACGGCATCCGCCACTTCCTCACCTCGGGGCGGTCGCCCGACCAGGCCGTGAGGCAGCTCGTCGAAGCGGCCGTCGGCAACGGCGGGCGCGACAACGTGACCGTCATCGTGCTCGACGTGCTCCGGGTCGTCCGACCGTCCACAGGCGACGACGCGGGCTGA
- a CDS encoding serine/threonine-protein kinase, whose translation MTRRLPSTPPNLPGFSFIRVLGSGGFADVFLYEQNMPRRLVAVKVLLSEVVDDEVRQMFQAEANLMAQLSSHPSILTVYQASVAADGRPYLVMEYCSSTLAQRYRAVQLPLSEVLSTGVRIASAVETAHRQGVLHRDIKPSNILTTAYGHPVLADFGIAATLGQAAASDAVGLSVPWSAPEVLLDEVAGTVASEVWSLGATVYSLIAGRSPFEIIGGDNGTVALVGRIEKAKVPPTGRPDVPRSLEALLARAMSKRPADRQAGALEFIRDLQAVEEELALPQTQLEVAMDDWALATAVDPDERTRIGAGTTVGSSRSRRRRARSAARPRTVDGNSQGSGAERGRAAPPSTGRLIGGVAVAAAVFVGLVVAGLVTLARDAGGIPVVTDVRARTDGAAIEFAWEDPGLRAGDAYIVTVDGAASPPQRAAAYSLSVDEPGTVCVSVTVWRDGKSGTPSVERCTDVDEVPG comes from the coding sequence GTGACGAGGCGACTGCCGTCAACGCCGCCCAACCTGCCGGGCTTCTCGTTCATCCGGGTCCTCGGCTCGGGCGGCTTCGCCGACGTCTTCCTCTACGAGCAGAACATGCCCCGGCGGCTCGTGGCCGTCAAGGTCCTGCTCTCCGAGGTCGTCGACGACGAGGTCCGCCAGATGTTCCAGGCCGAGGCGAACCTGATGGCCCAGCTCTCGAGCCATCCGTCGATCCTGACCGTGTACCAGGCCAGCGTCGCGGCCGACGGGCGACCGTACCTCGTGATGGAGTACTGCTCCTCCACGCTCGCCCAGCGCTATCGTGCCGTCCAGCTGCCGCTGTCCGAGGTGCTCTCGACCGGCGTCCGCATCGCGAGCGCCGTCGAGACGGCGCACCGCCAGGGGGTCCTGCATCGCGACATCAAGCCCTCCAACATCCTCACGACGGCGTACGGCCACCCCGTGCTGGCCGACTTCGGCATCGCCGCGACCCTCGGCCAGGCGGCGGCCAGCGATGCCGTCGGGCTGTCGGTCCCCTGGTCGGCCCCGGAGGTGCTGCTGGACGAGGTCGCCGGCACGGTCGCGAGCGAGGTGTGGTCCCTCGGGGCCACGGTCTACTCCCTCATCGCGGGCCGGAGCCCGTTCGAGATCATCGGCGGTGACAACGGGACGGTCGCGCTCGTCGGCCGCATCGAGAAGGCCAAGGTTCCGCCCACCGGGCGACCCGACGTCCCTCGGAGCCTCGAGGCACTGCTCGCCCGCGCCATGTCCAAGCGGCCCGCCGACCGGCAGGCCGGTGCCCTGGAGTTCATCCGCGACCTCCAGGCCGTCGAGGAGGAGCTCGCCCTTCCGCAGACCCAGCTCGAGGTCGCCATGGACGACTGGGCGCTCGCCACGGCTGTCGACCCCGACGAACGGACGCGGATCGGCGCAGGGACGACCGTCGGTTCGTCGCGCTCGCGGCGCCGGCGCGCCCGCAGCGCGGCACGCCCCAGGACGGTCGACGGGAACTCGCAGGGTTCCGGGGCTGAGCGGGGTCGCGCCGCGCCGCCCTCGACGGGCCGCCTCATCGGGGGCGTCGCGGTCGCCGCGGCGGTGTTCGTCGGGCTCGTGGTCGCGGGGCTCGTCACGCTCGCCCGCGACGCGGGCGGGATCCCCGTCGTCACCGACGTGCGCGCGCGGACCGACGGCGCGGCCATCGAGTTCGCGTGGGAGGACCCGGGGCTGCGCGCCGGGGACGCCTACATCGTGACGGTCGACGGCGCGGCGTCGCCGCCGCAGCGCGCGGCGGCGTACTCGTTGAGCGTCGACGAGCCCGGAACGGTGTGCGTGAGCGTCACGGTCTGGCGCGATGGGAAGTCCGGCACCCCGAGCGTCGAACGCTGCACCGACGTCGACGAGGTGCCCGGATGA